The stretch of DNA AGTAGTGTATATTATATGACAGATTGTAAGAATAATATAGAGAAATTCATGGAGAATATAATGACACAGAAATTCATGGATAATAATCTTATTAAGTAATTCATTCATTGTTAAAGTTTTTTCTATATCAGCCGAGATTTTAATctaataatatagaaaatataatcGTCCAGAAAAGGAAAGAGAATCCGTATGCAAAATGACGAATAAACCCTCAAATTGATGAGGAAGGGCCTATAAAGGAGGGGAGTACAGGGAGGCGTAAAGGGGGGAGAAAAGCTCAGGAGAAGAAATGAGGCTTGCGAGAGAGGATGGGATTTTCTGTGAGGGTGGTTGCCCCTCTCCGCCGGCCTatgatttctctctctctctcttcaacCAACAGCCCTCCTTTTTCCAGGAAACGATGATGAGCTGAGATCTGTGATCTGTTGTAGTTACCATGCACCTCtgtctctatctctctctctatcgatttatacgtacatatatatatatatataataatacagaGTTAATACCAGAATGGTCCTTGAATACGCAacgttttcttcttctttttctttttctttctcacCCATCCCATTGAAATATTCGCGGCGGCTTTACGTCGCCCCGGATAGGGgtgggggtggtggtggtggcggcggtGTGTGTGACTGTGTGTTGAAAGGGGGCGGTGATGATATTTTTCTTCGTAACGTTGTGTTTCTCCTGAGCTTATGGATCGATGATCTGGGGTTGGGATAACCCGACCCGTATCTTGGCTCGGCAACACGCAGACGGCACCTCTCTCGCGTGCAACTGCTGTGTTTGCAGCCATGGCGGTGTTGCATTCTCTTCTCCCGATCTCGATCTTCTTCCACAGATCTGAGCCTCCATTTTCGATTTCTAGGTTTAATTACTGCAATTTTCATGCTTTTGAGGAGAGATGAGGGAGGAGTCTTAAGGGTGGTtgcttcctctctctctctttatttccCGAATTAAAAGGGGAAATTATCAACAGCCCTTGTTGCAATGAAGACGACGACGATGATAATATTGAAAACTTATGTGATTTTGTTTGATACTCAACTTTGATATCTTGCATACTTGCCTATAGTTTTACCAATTGTCTTAGAAACATggcattttcaatcaattaataaaagacAGGCTAGGCTATGACGATCTCTTTCTGTATCTTTGGCAAGGCAGTTGTTCTCTTGCAGCCATGGATTCTGACAGGAAACCTGAGCCTGATTTTAACTCTCCActtattctataatataatagcCAATtatggattttgtttttttgtgttCAAAACTGAACGAACATAGGCAAAAATATTATTCCAAACAGCCTTTCTatgtagaatagaaaatgacagtaacaattttaataatgtgtCAATACCAGTTAATGTATCTTTCTTTGCCTTAAGACCCCATTACAAGCCAATCAAATGAATTCAAGCACACAGACAATGTATTATGTATAAACACAATTTGTGAGACTTGATACTTGACACTAACACAACTCCAATCTCTGGATCATCATCACCCCTCTCCACTTCACAATTCCCcatttgtttataaaattgtacAGCATTGGTTTGTTTTCTTTGCCTGCTTGTAAAACATCTGTCACAAAACCATACAATAATGTCATGTCATGGAAGAATCTAAGAGAAGTTGAATATCACTTTGTACAAACGCAgcattcatttttcttttaacattatGAATCAATCTAGCTTTCTCAATAGCTCTAGGACAAGACTATACCACCCATCCCATTCCATTATTGTTTAAGATCATTGGTAATCAACAAAAATCTATTACAACTATGGAGTATAATTGAATGACACTAGTACCTGTGAAGCTGCACTGAGATCTGAACTCTTCTCAACCAAACTGTCAAGCTTCTCACCACGTTCTAGAACACTGTCAATTGTCTTGTGCTGAAGGCAAAAGAACAAGTCATGACTCATTGGCAATAGGTTCAGGGAGACTTATATAACATGAGAAAGTTGAATGTGCATATGCACTTGTAATCCAATAACAAACTAGCCTCAACTCCCTCAAGGTATATGAGTCACTTAGACAACCATGGaaactaatattaaaaaaaaatctaggtaAGTTGATAAAGGTGCCACAACTTTCTGAATCAAAGTATCTTCAACTAATACTGTTTCAAATGTCCTGAAAGTATTATCGTTTATCACTGGTACTCACACTTTGTGTAATTCCTTGTAGTTCAAGATAATTGTACTTTCAATGTAAATATTGGTTCTCCAATATGCATATGAGATGGGAAGAAGACTCACTTCCTATAGCTTCTCTAATATGCaatataacataaaaatgatgtggtattaactcattctTACAATTAAAAAGGCAAGGGGGTGGGGGAGAGCTTCTGCCTTGTCAAAATATGCTGCAATATACAATTTTTTCTgacaaaataaaacttaaatacCAAAAGCATTTCTAGTTGTTCTTTAACATGAATTTCCTCAAATAACAATGTGGCAATCAGAAAAGGACACAATTAACTAATGTCAGCCCTTCCTAGCACCACAGAGAACTGATAGGTTAACAGTAAGCTTGTAAGAAACAAACAGAGAGCATTACAGATCAACTAGGACATAGATTGtaaatgagaaagaaaataaaattacagcACATTACTTACAAgaataatttttgtttcatcCAACTCCCTTTGAATTTTCAACAGCTTGTCAGCTTCCGCAGGATCCTGAAAAATTAAGAGCGGAAAGGAACTTAAGTTTATCAGCAAATGATCTAAATTAATCAAGCAAAGGGTTCAAGATGAAATTAGTTATCACTAATGAGTAAATGACATTAATCTGGTAATAAGAAAAATGAACTAACTAAACACCTGAAATTTATTTAGAGCTTCAAATAAATAaggccattgttgttgttgagtactATCAGATTGAGCAGATCTCCATGTCTCACCAAAAATTTTTTGGTACTCATCCAAAacctataaatataaaaagtgcACATAACAATCAGCACTTGATGAAATGAAACCTctcacaaaaattacaaaatcagcaatagaaaatatattaccTGATTTAGCAGTGAAAAAGCACTTCGAACCGGGTAGGGATCATCCATAAAACCCAATGCACATAAGCCATTACGGTTATATGAATGCACCTTGTACTCTATTGCATTAAAGAAGTAAATGTTAGCTTTCTGTGAATCACACAATATCATTCCGAAATACATTGATTTCATGCATCTGTTAACTTAAACCTtcagaaaagggaaaaaacagATAGAGGGATCACATATTTAGGCATTCAAATGTGGATAAAAAAGAATGAAGACGGCGAAGAAGCAAGAAAGAGCCAAATTGGATAACCAAAGATTTACAAGAACCAATCAGCTTAAAGGGAAACCATGTAGCCCTTACAACCTAAGCCAATAGCAATTGAATAATGCACATAACAAATTAGGCAACATAGGAAACAACCTATAACCAAGATGTACCTATAACCTATCAAATGGAACACCTAGGCTAGTGGATCAGGAATGGGGCTGCAGTTTACTGCTCAATGGACCATGCTATGCAACTGACAGACTAAATGATTACTATCAATGATTGAACTCTACTCTGCTAAGTCCAAGACAATATTTTGATTACACAGCAAAATTTACAAAACAGATCAGTCAAAAACAACctccaaaatactaaagaaaCTTAATTCTACAATTTACAGttcaatacaaattaaaaactgATAACCTTGATTCTACAACCAAATTCATTGAGTATAAATGACATCCGCTATACAATTCATGATAAAACCAGCAATAGACCTAATTACATAATTCACCTTGGCAATTTCATAATAGATCTTATTGCACACAATAATTTCGTGTGGCCGGATAGGAATGATGAAAAAACAGCCATAACAAAGACAAACAGAATGAAAGTTAGTTCCAGTTTTCTTTGAAGAAAAACAGAAAACGGAAAAAGAATAGGGAGAGCAACAAGAGGATCGAGGATAGGTACCTTCGTGCTGGACGGATTGGCGTTGGCCGGGAGGGGTCCGTTTGGCGACGGTCCGACCGACGAATATGATGAATTCCCTAACGCTGGGTCTCTGGAAGTATCCAAAATGGCTGACGTCCGATGCGTTAGCTAGGATCACCGGATCCGCTCCTTCTGGAATGCATTTCAGCACCAACAACGCCGTGATCTTCATGTCCCACcgccctctctctctctctctctctaacaaCAGAAGAAACCAAAAAAGTATTCTTAcgctctctctatctctctctaaaAACTCTCTGTGTGTCTCTGTCTATAATGAATCCGATGCTTGTGGATGCACGAGAATATAATCCTGGATTTTAagcttcttttttattttggtacTGTAATTGAATTTCGATTTATGATAAAAAGATGAAATTACCACGTCATTAATTCATTAAACAATGTTCTTTGACGGCAACAAATGAATTTGGACAGCTTTCCCGGAACAGATTTTATCCGCTACTCTCCCCTgtaatattcatattcatactATCACCTCTTTTCTGTCGGAAATTCCAAATATACCCCACTTTTTGTTGTATTTACACAAATTgccatgactttttttttagtgacaagATAAACTCGCATCCACTACACGAACATGTGCAATGCCAATAGTCCACATTACAAGGTGGatcatgattcatggtataataattaaCACTAATCAGTAAAAGAAAGGCTGACCAACCTAGCACCACTATTTCTTTTTCAATAAATAAGAACAAATCTATCTTGACCAACAAACACTCGTAAAATCACTCATCAAGAATGGCTGAATCTCCATCGGAAACTaagcaacaaattaaagaatgagagattaataagtaaaaaaaaaaaaaaaaaaaaaaaaaaaNNNNNNNNNNNNNNNNNNNNNNNNNNNNNNNNNNNNNNNNNNNNNNNNNNNNNNNNNNNNNNNNNNNNNNNNNNNNNNNNNNNNNNNNNNNNNNNNNNNNNNNNNNNNNNNNNNNNNNNNNNNNNNNNNNNNNNNNNNNNNNNNNNNNNNNNNNNNNNNNNNNNNNNNNNNNNNNN from Ipomoea triloba cultivar NCNSP0323 chromosome 7, ASM357664v1 encodes:
- the LOC116025715 gene encoding VAMP-like protein YKT61, whose translation is MKITALLVLKCIPEGADPVILANASDVSHFGYFQRPSVREFIIFVGRTVAKRTPPGQRQSVQHEEYKVHSYNRNGLCALGFMDDPYPVRSAFSLLNQVLDEYQKIFGETWRSAQSDSTQQQQWPYLFEALNKFQDPAEADKLLKIQRELDETKIILHKTIDSVLERGEKLDSLVEKSSDLSAASQMFYKQAKKTNQCCTIL